GGCTCTGATAGGGTTCGTGGTTGTGATGATGGTGATCTCTGCGGGTCTCGGTGTGATTCTCGCGCGGGTGCTCGTTGTAGACCTGATGAACAGGTACCTCGCGACAACCCCCGGCGGCATCAACGCAGTGACCGTGGCGTCGATGAGCGCTGGCACCAACACCACACGGGTGGTGGCTGTGCAGACGGTGCGTGTTGATCGGGCGGGGCAGGCGCTGATGTCACATTTGGCAGTGTATCGGCTTGCGGAGGCCTGAGGGAGGGCCGAAGGAGGCGGTGTTCGCCGGCGAGGAAGGCTGGTCTCACGGGTTCTTTCGTTGGTCGAGGGTCGCCTGGACGGTGCGGGGATGTCGAAAACTTAGTCGAAGGCCGCTACGCCACACCCTACAGTGGAGCATGGCCCTTGAGATTGGTGATCCTGCCCCTCCGTTCCGGCCGCTCATTACCTCGCAGCACGCACCGCTGTCCAGTCACAGCAGATGGACGGTGCTCTTTTTCTTCCCGCGGGGAAACCATCCGCACTGTGTCATGCAGTCCCGACGCTTTCAATCCCTCCTGCCCAACTTTGAGCAGCTCGGCGTACAGGTGGTTGGCGTCAGTGTGGACTCCACCGAGCAGCAGCAGTACTTCCGCGACTTTTGCGTGCTGCGCTTCCCACTCATTTCCGACGCTGCCTTCACGCTGAGTCGGCAATACGGCGTGCTGGAGACCGCAGATGTCGATGGTGAACAAGTGACGTATGCGCGCCGCGAAACCTTTTTGATTGATCCTCGTGGCTGCATTTACCAGCACTGGACGGATGTCGATCCAGATACCCACGCGGCGACTGTCCTAGACCGAGTACAAGATGTGTTCGGCTGGCCGATCTGATCAGGGCTCTTCGATGGCAGCCACAGTCCCTGGAGGACCCTCCACATCAAGTGGAGATGCGTGGGCCGCTGCTGGGTGGTCCAGGCGTTTCAGGGCGTGTCGCCGCTGCTTGACCGCGTACATGCGAGTGTCCGCCAGTTCCAGCAGCGCCGTCCCCACGGCTTCCCCACTGTGGGCCATCCCGACACTGGCACCACCCAGTTCGGCGACCTGACGCGCCG
This region of Deinococcus ruber genomic DNA includes:
- a CDS encoding AbrB family transcriptional regulator; the protein is RGILGTAVACPGGKGGSGIPAMNFFASALGQNIYERVGRSGRGLQNVLRVEGPPQFYPQTDRTMARFTPALIGFVVVMMVISAGLGVILARVLVVDLMNRYLATTPGGINAVTVASMSAGTNTTRVVAVQTVRVDRAGQALMSHLAVYRLAEA
- a CDS encoding peroxiredoxin, producing the protein MALEIGDPAPPFRPLITSQHAPLSSHSRWTVLFFFPRGNHPHCVMQSRRFQSLLPNFEQLGVQVVGVSVDSTEQQQYFRDFCVLRFPLISDAAFTLSRQYGVLETADVDGEQVTYARRETFLIDPRGCIYQHWTDVDPDTHAATVLDRVQDVFGWPI